One genomic segment of Actinoplanes ianthinogenes includes these proteins:
- a CDS encoding sensor histidine kinase, with amino-acid sequence MTISERVRVSLPPQASLRKVSLRTKLVASVLVLVFAALTLISSASTIALHTYMVNQLDTQLRDTYKDLGALAQADFKVYMPMDWMIGFTSVSGSGTWVKGFRTVEDDLPPALTSVEAVQEHADKPFTVSSRNGKYVWRVLAEVTDSGSVVYVGARMTGVNGVIARLIWADVLVGVGVLLALAIVGAALVRQSLVPLLQIERTAGRIAAGDYSQRVPDPEVDGGEPTTELGRLSSALNAMLAQIEAAFLARAASERQAMEAAAAAQASESRAVRSEEKMRQFVADASHELRTPLTSIRGFAELYRQGAVSDPEAVARLVRRIEDEAARMGLLVEDLLLLARLDRERPINLAPVELPVLAMDAVQAAQATAPDRVIELEVLADHERLVALGDDARLRQVIGNLMTNALVHTPPDATVTLRLRAEGENHAVVEVSDTGAGLTPEQRAHVFERFYRVDGARTRNTAREATGTGLGLAIVAALVRSHNGTVDVVSEPGEGATFRVTLPTINPDKGFTENIQD; translated from the coding sequence ATGACGATCTCCGAGCGGGTACGCGTTTCGCTCCCGCCGCAGGCGAGCCTGCGCAAAGTCTCCCTCCGGACCAAGCTGGTCGCCTCGGTGCTGGTGCTGGTGTTCGCCGCGCTCACCCTGATCAGCTCGGCCAGCACCATCGCGCTGCACACGTACATGGTGAATCAGCTCGACACCCAGCTGCGGGACACCTACAAGGACCTCGGCGCGCTCGCCCAGGCCGACTTCAAGGTCTACATGCCGATGGACTGGATGATCGGCTTCACCTCGGTCAGCGGCTCCGGGACCTGGGTGAAAGGCTTCCGCACGGTGGAGGACGACCTCCCGCCGGCACTGACCAGCGTGGAGGCCGTCCAGGAACACGCCGACAAGCCGTTCACCGTCAGCTCCCGCAACGGCAAGTACGTGTGGCGCGTCCTGGCCGAGGTCACCGACAGCGGCTCGGTGGTCTACGTCGGCGCCCGGATGACCGGGGTGAACGGGGTGATCGCCCGGCTGATCTGGGCGGACGTGCTGGTCGGCGTCGGCGTGCTGCTGGCGCTGGCGATCGTCGGGGCGGCCCTGGTCCGGCAGAGCCTGGTCCCCCTGTTGCAGATCGAGCGGACCGCCGGCCGGATCGCGGCCGGCGACTACAGCCAGCGGGTGCCCGACCCGGAGGTGGACGGCGGCGAGCCGACCACCGAGCTGGGCCGGCTCTCCAGCGCGCTGAACGCGATGCTGGCCCAGATCGAGGCGGCGTTCCTCGCCCGGGCCGCGTCCGAGCGGCAGGCCATGGAGGCGGCCGCGGCCGCGCAGGCCTCGGAGAGCCGGGCGGTGCGCTCCGAGGAGAAGATGCGGCAGTTCGTCGCGGACGCCTCGCACGAGCTGCGCACGCCGCTGACCAGCATCCGCGGGTTCGCCGAGCTGTACCGCCAGGGCGCGGTCTCCGACCCGGAGGCGGTGGCCCGGCTGGTCCGGCGGATCGAGGACGAGGCCGCTCGGATGGGCCTGCTGGTCGAGGACCTGCTGCTGCTCGCCCGGCTGGACCGGGAGCGCCCGATCAACCTGGCGCCGGTGGAGCTGCCGGTGCTGGCCATGGACGCGGTGCAGGCGGCCCAGGCCACCGCGCCGGACCGGGTCATCGAGCTGGAGGTGCTCGCCGACCACGAGCGGCTGGTGGCGCTCGGCGACGACGCCCGGCTGCGCCAGGTGATCGGCAACCTGATGACGAACGCGCTGGTGCACACCCCACCGGACGCCACGGTGACGCTGCGGTTACGTGCCGAGGGGGAGAATCACGCGGTGGTGGAGGTCTCCGACACCGGCGCCGGCCTGACCCCGGAGCAGCGGGCGCACGTCTTCGAGCGGTTCTACCGGGTGGACGGGGCGCGGACCCGGAACACCGCGCGGGAGGCCACCGGGACCGGCCTGGGGCTGGCGATCGTGGCGGCTCTTGTACGGTCGCACAACGGCACTGTCGACGTCGTGAGCGAGCCCGGCGAGGGCGCCACGTTCCGCGTCACCTTGCCCACCATAAATCCCGATAAAGGGTTCACAGAAAACATCCAGGACTAG
- a CDS encoding GNAT family N-acetyltransferase, which produces MAVLMTAAAPTGTSGYTLLIADETGQVEAAQRLRHDVFAGELGATLTTAADGRDVDEFDAYCDHLIVRDDATGDVVGTYRMLPPRAAELAGRRYADTEFDLSALRPLRDQLVEIGRSCVHPDHRSGAVMNLMWSGIARYLHLNNLRWLGGCASVPLADGGITAAGVRERINAKHLAPPALRIRPRHPWTVPAGLTPDPKVAVPPLLKGYLRLGSWICGEPAYDPDFDCVDFYVLFSMDRLDPRYRRHFLGATR; this is translated from the coding sequence ATGGCAGTTCTGATGACGGCCGCCGCACCCACCGGGACCAGCGGCTACACCCTCCTCATCGCGGACGAGACCGGTCAGGTCGAGGCCGCGCAGCGACTCCGTCACGACGTCTTCGCCGGCGAGCTCGGAGCGACCCTCACGACCGCGGCCGACGGACGCGACGTGGACGAGTTCGACGCCTACTGCGACCACCTCATCGTGCGCGACGACGCGACCGGGGACGTGGTCGGCACCTACCGGATGCTCCCGCCGCGCGCCGCCGAGCTGGCCGGCCGGCGGTACGCCGACACCGAGTTCGACCTGAGCGCCCTGCGCCCGCTGCGCGACCAGCTGGTGGAGATCGGCCGCTCCTGCGTGCACCCGGACCACCGCTCCGGCGCGGTGATGAACCTGATGTGGAGCGGCATCGCCCGCTACCTGCACCTGAACAACCTGCGCTGGCTCGGCGGCTGCGCCTCGGTGCCGCTGGCCGACGGCGGGATCACCGCGGCCGGCGTCCGGGAGCGGATCAACGCCAAGCACCTGGCCCCGCCGGCGCTGCGGATCCGCCCGCGCCACCCGTGGACGGTCCCGGCGGGCCTGACGCCGGACCCCAAGGTGGCGGTGCCCCCGCTGCTCAAGGGCTATCTGCGGCTGGGCAGCTGGATCTGCGGCGAGCCGGCGTACGACCCGGACTTCGACTGCGTGGACTTCTACGTGCTGTTCTCGATGGACCGGCTGGACCCGCGGTACCGTCGGCACTTCCTCGGAGCGACCCGATGA
- a CDS encoding lysophospholipid acyltransferase family protein: MTALWQPVSACGDRCRSGAGPHATRWTAGLRVAAVFGVLLIGLLPAMLGGVVLRALARALLAVLGVRLVVRGPAPRPGSLLVANHISWLDILALVAVTPAHLVAKHDVRAWPAVGELAGRIGTIFVDRGRPRSLPETVGEVTAALRAGRSVAVFPEGTTYCGAERGDFRPAFFQSAIDAGAPVVPASISYDTAEASFIGDDTLLDSIRRIARTRRTTITVITAPALRPAAGADRRVLARAAQRSMAGHGYRLAA, translated from the coding sequence ATGACCGCGCTCTGGCAGCCGGTCTCGGCGTGCGGCGACCGGTGCCGGTCGGGCGCCGGGCCGCACGCCACCCGGTGGACGGCCGGCCTGCGGGTGGCCGCGGTGTTCGGCGTGCTGCTGATCGGCCTGCTGCCGGCGATGCTCGGCGGCGTCGTGCTGCGCGCCCTGGCCCGCGCGCTGCTCGCGGTGCTCGGGGTACGGCTGGTGGTGCGCGGCCCGGCGCCGCGCCCGGGCAGCCTGCTGGTCGCCAACCACATCTCCTGGCTGGACATCCTGGCGCTGGTGGCGGTGACGCCGGCACACCTGGTGGCCAAGCACGACGTGCGGGCCTGGCCGGCGGTGGGCGAACTGGCCGGCCGGATCGGCACGATCTTCGTCGACCGTGGGCGGCCGCGGTCGCTGCCGGAGACGGTGGGCGAGGTGACGGCCGCGCTGCGGGCCGGCCGGTCGGTCGCGGTGTTCCCGGAGGGCACGACGTACTGCGGGGCCGAGCGTGGCGACTTCCGCCCCGCGTTCTTCCAGTCGGCGATCGACGCGGGCGCCCCGGTGGTGCCGGCCTCGATCTCCTACGACACCGCCGAGGCGTCGTTCATCGGCGACGACACGCTGCTCGACTCGATCCGCCGGATCGCCCGCACGCGCCGCACGACGATCACCGTGATCACCGCGCCGGCGTTGCGGCCGGCCGCGGGCGCGGACCGGCGGGTCCTGGCCCGGGCGGCGCAGCGCAGCATGGCCGGGCACGGCTACCGATTGGCTGCGTGA
- a CDS encoding DUF6104 family protein has translation MYFTDRGIEELVQRRGEETVTLEWLGEQLRTFVDLHPEFETPIERLATWLARDDEDED, from the coding sequence ATGTACTTCACTGATCGGGGCATCGAGGAGCTGGTCCAGCGGCGCGGCGAGGAGACCGTGACCCTGGAGTGGCTCGGCGAGCAGCTGCGCACCTTCGTCGACCTGCACCCGGAGTTCGAGACGCCGATCGAGCGGCTCGCCACCTGGCTCGCCCGCGACGACGAGGACGAGGACTGA
- a CDS encoding S1C family serine protease, translating to MNENETNPRPADAGAEHSTERVESEQPTAAQPPVAPHVAAHQSAAPTSGASHPAGPQPPHNPWAQPAGYQPGAYHPATPQPPHTPPAPQSPWQQQPVSAVPASATPATGVPASGQPYGAGYQPYQQPHWGQPGWPQTPPGATPPEGVVPVWAQSPAGEPPRNGRSRKFLLAGAAAVLVALLSGGVGAATALALHDDSGTPAVQSGNSSVTRVVDRSSLAQIASAVQDSVVSITTESGEGSGVILSADGYIVTNNHVFASATGNTVNIIFADGKKASATIVGTDPRTDLAVVKATGVSNLKAATFGDSSKMEVGDTVLALGSPLGLEGSVTAGIISAKDRTIESGGEDDQQGQGQDPFGQSQQQRQSGTTTMTGLLQTDAPINPGNSGGALVNTNGEVIGINSAIATSGQNSGNIGLGFSIPSNKAKAVAQALMAGKKVSHPALGVSVTTAENGGALVSQVVANSAAGKAGIQKGDVITKVDGKEIAQSDDLVAAVQAGEVGQKMTIDFTRNGAAKTVTVTLQESQ from the coding sequence ATGAACGAGAACGAGACCAACCCGCGGCCCGCGGACGCCGGCGCTGAGCACAGCACGGAGCGGGTGGAGTCTGAGCAGCCGACTGCCGCGCAGCCGCCGGTTGCCCCGCACGTCGCCGCTCATCAGTCCGCGGCGCCCACCTCGGGTGCCTCGCACCCCGCCGGCCCGCAGCCGCCGCACAACCCGTGGGCCCAGCCCGCCGGTTACCAGCCCGGCGCCTACCACCCGGCCACCCCGCAGCCGCCCCACACGCCGCCGGCGCCGCAGTCGCCGTGGCAGCAGCAGCCGGTCTCGGCGGTGCCCGCCTCGGCCACCCCGGCCACCGGTGTCCCCGCCTCCGGCCAGCCCTACGGCGCCGGTTACCAGCCCTATCAGCAGCCGCACTGGGGGCAGCCGGGCTGGCCGCAGACCCCGCCCGGCGCCACCCCGCCCGAGGGCGTCGTCCCGGTCTGGGCCCAGTCGCCCGCCGGCGAGCCGCCCCGCAACGGGCGCAGCCGCAAGTTCCTGCTGGCCGGCGCCGCGGCGGTGCTCGTCGCGCTGCTGTCCGGCGGGGTCGGCGCGGCCACCGCGCTGGCGCTGCACGACGACAGCGGCACCCCGGCCGTCCAGTCCGGCAACTCGTCGGTCACCCGGGTGGTGGACCGCTCGTCGCTGGCCCAGATCGCCTCCGCGGTGCAGGACAGCGTCGTGTCGATCACCACCGAGTCCGGTGAGGGCTCCGGCGTGATCCTCAGTGCCGACGGCTACATCGTGACCAACAACCACGTGTTCGCCAGTGCCACCGGCAACACCGTGAACATCATCTTCGCGGACGGCAAGAAGGCCTCGGCCACCATCGTCGGCACCGACCCGCGGACCGACCTGGCCGTGGTCAAGGCCACCGGGGTGAGCAACCTGAAGGCCGCCACCTTCGGCGACAGCTCGAAGATGGAGGTCGGCGACACCGTGCTGGCGCTCGGCAGCCCGCTGGGCCTGGAGGGCTCGGTGACCGCCGGCATCATCAGCGCCAAGGACCGCACCATCGAGTCCGGCGGCGAGGACGACCAGCAGGGCCAGGGTCAGGATCCGTTCGGCCAGTCGCAGCAGCAGCGGCAGTCGGGCACCACCACGATGACCGGCCTGTTGCAGACCGACGCCCCGATCAACCCGGGCAACTCCGGCGGCGCGCTGGTCAACACGAACGGCGAGGTCATCGGGATCAACTCGGCGATCGCCACGTCCGGTCAGAACTCCGGGAACATCGGCCTCGGCTTCTCCATCCCGAGCAACAAGGCGAAGGCGGTGGCCCAAGCGCTGATGGCGGGCAAGAAGGTCAGCCACCCGGCGCTCGGCGTCAGCGTGACCACCGCGGAGAACGGCGGGGCCCTGGTCAGCCAGGTGGTGGCGAACAGCGCCGCCGGCAAGGCCGGTATCCAGAAGGGCGACGTGATCACCAAGGTCGACGGCAAGGAGATCGCCCAGTCCGACGACCTGGTCGCCGCCGTCCAGGCCGGCGAGGTGGGTCAGAAGATGACCATCGACTTCACCCGGAACGGCGCCGCCAAGACGGTGACCGTGACTCTCCAAGAGTCCCAGTAA
- a CDS encoding response regulator transcription factor, with translation MAAQTQPKQSEAKLLVVEDDANILELLSASLRFAGFDVTTATSGSAAVSAARSASPDLVVLDVMLPDLDGFEVIRLMREGGQRTPVVFLTARDGTDDKIRGLTLGGDDYVTKPFSLEELTARIRAVLRRTTAGEEQPSRLVFADLELDEETHEVYRAGSRVQLSPTEFKLLRYLMLNANRVLSKAQILDHVWKYDFRGDDNIVESYISYLRRKVDNVQPRLIHTLRGVGYVLRKPAV, from the coding sequence ATGGCCGCTCAGACCCAGCCCAAGCAGAGTGAGGCGAAGCTGCTCGTCGTCGAGGACGACGCGAACATCCTCGAGTTGCTCTCCGCCAGCCTGCGCTTCGCCGGGTTCGACGTCACCACCGCGACCAGCGGCAGCGCCGCGGTCAGCGCGGCCCGCAGCGCCTCGCCCGACCTGGTCGTGCTCGACGTCATGCTCCCCGACCTCGACGGCTTCGAGGTCATCCGGCTGATGCGCGAGGGCGGGCAGCGCACCCCGGTGGTCTTCCTGACCGCCCGGGACGGCACTGACGACAAGATCCGTGGGCTCACTCTGGGCGGCGACGACTACGTCACCAAGCCGTTCAGCCTGGAGGAGCTCACCGCCCGGATCCGCGCCGTCCTGCGCCGCACCACGGCCGGTGAGGAGCAGCCGTCCCGGCTGGTCTTCGCCGATCTGGAGCTCGACGAGGAGACCCATGAGGTCTACCGGGCGGGCAGCCGGGTGCAGCTCTCGCCGACCGAGTTCAAGCTCCTGCGTTACCTGATGCTGAACGCGAACCGGGTGCTCTCCAAGGCGCAGATCCTCGATCACGTGTGGAAGTACGACTTCCGTGGTGACGACAACATCGTCGAGTCGTACATCTCCTACCTGCGCCGGAAGGTGGACAATGTGCAGCCGCGCCTGATCCACACGCTCCGCGGGGTGGGTTACGTGCTGCGTAAACCAGCTGTCTAG
- a CDS encoding multifunctional oxoglutarate decarboxylase/oxoglutarate dehydrogenase thiamine pyrophosphate-binding subunit/dihydrolipoyllysine-residue succinyltransferase subunit: MTNTVKEANAAVSTQQTSQDNPLADFGPNEWIVDEMYQRYLADPTSVDPAWHDFFADYKPAMASGSIVTPDEATAANATKSAAAAGTDAPAAATVAPAKPVTPPTPAKKAEPAKAAPKPAAQAAPAGAKTTVLRGVAAKIVQNMEASLQVPTATSVRAVPAKLMIDNRIVINNHLSRGRGGKVSFTHLIGWALVRAVVAHPEMNNIYAEIDGKPTLVQPEHINLGIAIDLAKKDGSRTLVVPSIKNCEEMDFRQFHQAYEDVVRRARRNELTMDDYSGTTISLTNPGGIGTVHSIPRLMTGQSAIIGVGALEYPAPYSGMSDETLTDHGVSKVTTLTSTYDHRVIQGAQSGEFLKVMHELLLGGHDFYDDIFTSLRIPYEPVRWVRDVARTSEGQIDKAARVIELIHAYRVRGHLMADTDPLEFIIRKHPDLDVLQHGLTLWDLDRTFPVGGFAGKQKMKLRDVLGVLRDTYCRRVGIEYMHIQDPEERRWIQERIEVKYTKPDTDEQKHILLRLNRAEAFETFLQTKYVGQKRFSLEGGESLIPLLDAVLQSSAEAGLDEMVIGMAHRGRLNVLTNIVGKPYEKLFNEFEGWMDPKSAHGSGDVKYHLGQTGKYTTPDGEHSTTVSVVANPSHLEAVDPVLEGIVRAKQDRLDLGLHGYTVLPVLVHGDAAFAGQGVVAETLNLSQLRGYRTGGTVHVIVNNQVGFTTAPEYSRSSMYSTDVARMIQAPIFHVNGDDPEAVVRVAKLAFEYRQAFNKDVVIDMICYRRRGHNEGDDPSMTNPRMYQIIDTKRSVRKLYTEELIGRGDITVQDAEEQLRDYQSRLEEVFKATRDTVKNPPRPHIIAEEPEPEVETKVDADTVRAVGQAHIELPDGFTPHKRVQQLLDRRAKMSSDGGIDWGFGELIAFGSLLAQGVTVRLAGQDSRRGTFTSRHAAIVDSQTGKDFLPISTLATGNARFFVHDSLLSEYAAMGFEYGYSVENPDALVLWEAQFGDFVNGAQSIVDEFLSSGEVKWGQQSSLVLLLPHGMEGQGPDHSSGRPERFLQLCAQDNMRVANPTTPANYFHLLRRQALSSKRKPLVVFSPKSLLRHKLAVSPVADFTTGTFQPVLGDAGINGQPLDAGSVKRVLLCSGKVYYDLFQARAERGNTDTAIIRMEQIYPLPVEELKAILAQYPNAEDFAWVQEEPANQGAWSFVALNLLEHLEGVRLRRISRPAAAAPAVGSAKMHEAEQQALIEASLPRP, translated from the coding sequence ATGACAAACACGGTGAAAGAGGCGAACGCGGCAGTGTCGACGCAGCAGACTTCGCAGGACAATCCACTCGCGGATTTCGGTCCCAACGAGTGGATCGTCGACGAGATGTACCAGCGATACCTGGCCGATCCGACCAGCGTCGACCCCGCTTGGCACGATTTCTTCGCGGACTACAAGCCGGCGATGGCCTCGGGCTCGATCGTGACGCCGGACGAGGCGACCGCGGCCAACGCGACGAAGTCGGCCGCCGCGGCCGGCACCGACGCGCCCGCCGCGGCCACGGTGGCGCCGGCCAAGCCGGTCACCCCGCCCACCCCGGCGAAAAAGGCGGAGCCGGCCAAGGCCGCGCCCAAGCCCGCGGCCCAGGCGGCGCCGGCCGGCGCCAAGACCACGGTGCTGCGCGGCGTGGCCGCCAAGATCGTGCAGAACATGGAGGCCTCGCTCCAGGTCCCCACCGCCACCTCGGTGCGCGCGGTGCCGGCGAAGCTGATGATCGACAACCGCATCGTGATCAACAACCACCTCTCCCGCGGGCGGGGCGGCAAGGTCAGCTTCACCCACCTGATCGGCTGGGCCCTGGTTCGCGCGGTCGTCGCGCACCCGGAGATGAACAACATCTACGCCGAGATCGACGGCAAGCCCACCCTGGTGCAGCCGGAGCACATCAACCTCGGCATCGCGATCGACCTGGCCAAGAAGGACGGTTCCCGCACCCTGGTGGTGCCGTCCATCAAGAACTGCGAGGAGATGGACTTCCGGCAGTTCCACCAGGCGTACGAGGACGTGGTCCGCCGCGCCCGGCGCAACGAGCTGACCATGGACGACTACTCCGGGACCACGATCTCGCTGACCAACCCGGGCGGCATCGGCACGGTCCACTCCATCCCCCGCCTGATGACCGGGCAGAGCGCGATCATCGGCGTCGGCGCCCTGGAGTACCCGGCGCCCTACTCCGGGATGAGCGACGAGACCCTGACCGACCACGGCGTCAGCAAGGTCACCACGCTGACCAGCACGTACGACCACCGGGTCATCCAGGGCGCGCAGTCCGGCGAGTTCCTCAAGGTGATGCACGAGCTGCTGCTCGGCGGGCACGACTTCTACGACGACATCTTCACCTCGCTGCGGATTCCGTACGAGCCGGTGCGCTGGGTGCGCGACGTGGCCCGGACCTCCGAGGGGCAGATCGACAAGGCCGCGCGGGTGATCGAGCTGATCCACGCGTACCGGGTGCGCGGGCACCTGATGGCCGACACCGACCCGCTCGAGTTCATCATCCGCAAGCACCCCGACCTGGACGTGCTCCAGCACGGGCTGACCCTGTGGGACCTGGACCGCACCTTCCCGGTCGGCGGCTTCGCCGGCAAGCAGAAGATGAAGCTGCGCGACGTGCTCGGCGTGCTGCGCGACACCTACTGCCGCCGGGTCGGCATCGAGTACATGCACATCCAGGACCCGGAGGAGCGCCGCTGGATCCAGGAGCGCATCGAGGTCAAGTACACCAAGCCGGACACCGACGAGCAGAAGCACATCCTGCTCCGGCTCAACCGGGCCGAGGCCTTCGAGACGTTCCTGCAGACGAAGTACGTGGGGCAGAAACGGTTCTCGCTGGAGGGCGGCGAGTCGCTGATCCCGCTGCTCGACGCGGTGCTGCAGTCCTCCGCCGAGGCGGGGCTGGACGAGATGGTGATCGGCATGGCCCACCGGGGCCGGCTGAACGTGCTCACCAACATCGTCGGCAAGCCGTACGAAAAGCTCTTCAATGAATTCGAAGGCTGGATGGACCCGAAGTCGGCGCACGGCTCCGGCGACGTGAAATACCACCTGGGTCAGACCGGGAAATACACCACGCCGGACGGCGAGCACTCGACCACGGTCAGCGTGGTGGCCAACCCGTCGCACCTGGAGGCCGTCGACCCGGTGCTGGAGGGCATCGTCCGGGCCAAGCAGGACCGCCTGGACCTGGGCCTGCACGGCTACACGGTGCTGCCGGTGCTGGTGCACGGCGACGCCGCGTTCGCCGGCCAGGGCGTGGTCGCCGAGACGCTCAACCTCTCCCAGCTGCGCGGTTACCGCACCGGTGGCACGGTCCACGTGATCGTGAACAACCAGGTCGGCTTCACCACCGCGCCGGAGTACAGCCGCTCGTCGATGTACTCGACCGACGTGGCCCGGATGATCCAGGCCCCGATCTTCCACGTGAACGGCGACGACCCCGAGGCCGTGGTCCGGGTCGCGAAACTGGCCTTCGAGTACCGCCAGGCGTTCAACAAGGACGTCGTGATCGACATGATCTGCTACCGCCGCCGCGGGCACAACGAGGGCGACGACCCGTCGATGACCAACCCGCGGATGTACCAGATCATCGACACCAAGCGCAGCGTGCGGAAGCTCTACACCGAGGAGCTGATCGGCCGCGGCGACATCACGGTGCAGGACGCCGAGGAGCAGCTGCGCGACTACCAGTCCCGGCTCGAGGAGGTCTTCAAGGCCACCCGGGACACGGTCAAGAACCCGCCGCGGCCGCACATCATCGCCGAGGAGCCGGAGCCCGAGGTGGAGACCAAGGTCGACGCCGACACGGTGCGCGCGGTCGGCCAGGCGCACATCGAGCTGCCGGACGGCTTCACCCCGCACAAGCGGGTGCAGCAGCTGCTCGACCGGCGCGCCAAGATGTCCAGCGACGGCGGCATCGACTGGGGCTTCGGTGAGCTGATCGCGTTCGGCTCGCTGCTCGCCCAGGGCGTCACCGTCCGGCTCGCCGGGCAGGACTCGCGCCGGGGCACGTTCACCTCGCGGCACGCCGCGATCGTGGACTCGCAGACCGGCAAGGACTTCCTGCCGATCAGCACCCTGGCCACCGGCAACGCCCGGTTCTTCGTGCACGACTCGCTGCTCTCCGAGTACGCCGCGATGGGCTTCGAGTACGGCTACTCGGTGGAGAACCCGGACGCGCTGGTCCTCTGGGAGGCCCAGTTCGGTGACTTCGTCAACGGCGCCCAGTCGATCGTGGACGAGTTCCTCTCCTCCGGCGAGGTGAAGTGGGGCCAGCAGTCGTCGCTGGTGCTGCTGCTCCCGCACGGCATGGAGGGCCAGGGCCCGGACCACTCGTCCGGCCGGCCGGAGCGCTTCCTCCAGCTCTGCGCCCAGGACAACATGCGGGTGGCGAACCCGACCACCCCGGCGAACTACTTCCACCTGCTGCGCCGCCAGGCCCTGTCCAGCAAGCGCAAGCCGCTGGTGGTCTTCTCGCCGAAATCGCTGCTGCGGCACAAGCTCGCCGTGTCGCCGGTGGCCGACTTCACCACCGGCACGTTCCAGCCGGTCCTCGGTGACGCCGGGATCAACGGCCAGCCGCTGGACGCCGGCTCGGTGAAGCGGGTGCTGCTCTGCTCCGGCAAGGTCTACTACGACCTGTTCCAGGCCCGGGCCGAGCGGGGCAACACCGACACCGCGATCATCCGGATGGAGCAGATCTACCCGCTGCCCGTCGAGGAGCTCAAGGCGATCCTGGCGCAGTACCCGAACGCCGAGGACTTCGCCTGGGTCCAGGAGGAGCCGGCCAACCAGGGCGCCTGGTCGTTCGTGGCGCTCAACCTGCTGGAGCACCTGGAGGGCGTCCGGCTGCGCCGGATCTCCCGCCCGGCCGCGGCCGCTCCGGCGGTCGGCTCGGCCAAGATGCACGAGGCCGAGCAGCAGGCGCTGATCGAGGCGTCGCTGCCGCGCCCGTAA
- a CDS encoding acetate/propionate family kinase, which produces MTRVLVLNCGSSSVRYKLFDGDDVTAKGHVERIGEDGGEAADHLSALRDLLDRLDLSGLAAVGHRVVHGGERFTASTVITDEVVAAVEELIPLAPLHNPGALTGIRVARKLLPDVPQVAVFDTAFHATIPPEGVLWAVDRELARRYGLRRYGFHGTSHAYVSRETARILGKPVAGTNVITLHLGNGASAAAVRGGRCEATSMGMTPLPGLVMGTRSGDVDPSLIFHLHRVGGLGLDEIEESLTRRGGLLGLTGDNDMRSVLDRRAAGDEEAALAFAIYARRLREYVGSYLAVLGRVDAITFTAGVGERSAVVRAAALEGLEPLGISVDPARNEAGELIISPDGAPIAVCVVPTDEEREIANESRRALSLEG; this is translated from the coding sequence ATGACCCGGGTGCTGGTGCTCAACTGCGGCTCCTCGTCGGTGCGCTACAAGCTGTTCGACGGCGACGACGTCACCGCGAAGGGCCACGTGGAGCGGATCGGGGAGGACGGCGGCGAGGCGGCCGACCACCTCTCGGCGCTGCGGGACCTGCTGGACCGGCTGGACCTGAGCGGGCTGGCCGCGGTCGGGCACCGGGTGGTGCACGGCGGCGAGCGGTTCACCGCGTCGACGGTGATCACCGACGAGGTGGTGGCCGCGGTCGAGGAGCTGATCCCGCTGGCGCCGCTGCACAACCCGGGCGCGCTGACCGGCATCCGGGTGGCCCGCAAACTGCTGCCGGACGTGCCGCAGGTGGCGGTCTTCGACACGGCGTTCCACGCGACGATCCCGCCGGAGGGGGTGCTCTGGGCGGTCGACCGGGAGCTGGCGCGACGGTACGGGCTGCGGCGGTACGGGTTCCACGGGACGTCGCACGCGTACGTCTCGCGGGAGACCGCCCGGATCCTCGGCAAGCCGGTGGCCGGCACCAATGTGATCACGCTGCATCTGGGGAACGGGGCGAGCGCGGCCGCGGTGCGCGGTGGCCGGTGCGAGGCCACCTCGATGGGGATGACCCCGCTGCCCGGCCTGGTGATGGGCACCCGGTCCGGGGACGTCGACCCGAGCCTGATCTTCCACCTGCACCGGGTGGGCGGGCTGGGACTGGACGAGATCGAGGAGTCGCTGACCCGCCGCGGCGGCCTGCTCGGGCTGACCGGGGACAACGACATGCGATCGGTGCTCGACCGGCGCGCGGCCGGGGACGAGGAGGCCGCGCTGGCCTTCGCGATCTACGCCCGGCGGCTGCGTGAGTACGTCGGGTCCTACCTCGCGGTGCTGGGGCGGGTGGACGCGATCACCTTCACCGCCGGGGTGGGCGAGCGCTCCGCGGTGGTCCGGGCCGCCGCGCTGGAGGGGCTGGAACCGCTCGGGATCAGCGTCGACCCGGCGCGCAACGAGGCGGGGGAGCTGATCATCTCGCCGGACGGGGCGCCGATCGCGGTGTGCGTGGTCCCGACCGACGAGGAGCGGGAGATCGCGAACGAGTCCCGCCGGGCGCTGTCCCTGGAGGGTTGA